From the Rhodoferax sp. WC2427 genome, one window contains:
- a CDS encoding methyl-accepting chemotaxis protein has translation MRSNLPVTTQEYEYPSNEMLVSTTDTRGHITHCNSAFVQVSGFSYDELVGQPHNLIRHPDMPPEAYKDMWSTIGRGRPWTGMVKNRRKDGSFYWVEANVTPIMEGGKPRGYMSVRTKPTRQQVQDADALYARMRSERAANRPTFQLRGGTVRPLGWRGALARLAHVGMTQRYMLVLAAMVGVGVLPMLLGVTGQLGVLLQVGLQLVCAAVMVLWFKTHVTDVVLEAERFASDLSGCNLNTAISLNYPAPLGSLVRCLWQIQINMRAVIGDVNTEIHGFTQVAAEIASGSLDLSERTESQASSLQQTAASMEQLSGTVQQTAETALQVAQQSDKSTHVATRGGEAVHQVGLAMQNIDKSSKKVQEIIGVIEGIAFQTNILALNAAVEAARAGEQGRGFAVVASEVRSLAQRSAGAAREIRTLIAESAEQIAAGSHQMADAGRTIDEVVTSVKEVGALIRQITQATVEQSDGIAQVNEAVNQLDAVTQQNAALVEESAASAEGLSGSSLALARSVQVFVLA, from the coding sequence ATGCGATCCAACCTGCCCGTCACCACGCAAGAGTACGAGTACCCATCCAACGAGATGCTGGTGTCCACCACCGACACCCGGGGCCACATCACCCACTGCAACAGTGCGTTCGTGCAGGTCAGCGGCTTTAGCTACGACGAACTGGTGGGCCAGCCACACAACCTGATCCGCCACCCCGACATGCCGCCCGAGGCCTACAAGGACATGTGGAGCACCATCGGCCGTGGCCGCCCCTGGACCGGCATGGTGAAAAACCGGCGCAAAGACGGCAGCTTCTACTGGGTCGAGGCCAACGTCACCCCCATCATGGAAGGCGGCAAGCCGCGCGGCTACATGTCGGTGCGCACCAAGCCCACCCGCCAGCAGGTGCAGGATGCCGACGCGCTGTACGCCCGCATGCGCAGTGAGCGCGCGGCCAACCGCCCGACCTTTCAACTGCGTGGCGGCACCGTGCGCCCGCTGGGCTGGCGCGGCGCGCTGGCCCGTCTGGCCCACGTTGGCATGACCCAACGCTACATGCTGGTGCTGGCGGCCATGGTGGGCGTGGGCGTATTGCCGATGCTGCTGGGCGTAACGGGCCAGTTGGGCGTGCTGCTGCAAGTGGGGCTGCAACTGGTCTGTGCGGCGGTGATGGTGCTGTGGTTCAAGACCCATGTGACAGACGTGGTGCTGGAGGCCGAACGCTTTGCCAGCGACCTGTCGGGCTGCAACCTGAACACCGCTATTTCGCTGAACTACCCGGCCCCGCTGGGCTCGCTGGTGCGCTGCCTGTGGCAGATCCAGATCAATATGCGGGCAGTGATCGGCGATGTGAACACCGAAATCCATGGCTTCACCCAGGTCGCCGCCGAAATCGCCTCGGGCAGCCTGGACCTGTCGGAGCGCACCGAATCCCAGGCCAGCAGCCTGCAGCAAACCGCCGCCAGCATGGAGCAACTGTCCGGCACGGTCCAGCAAACCGCCGAAACCGCCTTGCAGGTGGCGCAGCAAAGCGACAAAAGCACCCACGTGGCGACCCGGGGCGGCGAGGCGGTGCACCAGGTGGGCCTGGCGATGCAAAACATCGACAAGTCGTCTAAAAAGGTGCAAGAGATCATCGGCGTGATCGAGGGCATTGCCTTCCAAACCAACATCCTGGCGCTCAACGCCGCCGTGGAAGCGGCCCGCGCGGGCGAACAGGGGCGCGGTTTTGCGGTGGTGGCTTCCGAGGTGCGGTCCCTGGCGCAGCGTAGCGCCGGGGCGGCCCGCGAGATCCGCACGCTGATTGCCGAATCGGCCGAGCAGATCGCGGCGGGCAGCCACCAAATGGCGGACGCGGGGCGCACCATCGACGAGGTGGTAACTTCGGTCAAAGAGGTAGGCGCACTGATCCGCCAGATCACCCAGGCCACCGTGGAGCAATCAGACGGCATTGCCCAGGTGAACGAAGCGGTGAACCAACTGGATGCCGTAACCCAGCAAAACGCGGCGCTGGTCGAAGAATCCGCAGCCTCCGCCGAGGGGCTGAGCGGCAGCAGTCTGGCGCTGGCGCGGTCCGTGCAAGTGTTCGTCCTGGCGTGA
- a CDS encoding EAL domain-containing protein — protein MLPDDTGLSALPERPCKPLLRATNLAEALQTMATCQFEPALNSLGSQIAIIDQQGTITYVNQDWIEFGVHNGTAADYPWVGSDYLEASKGFSAVESEQEASLVDGIRKVLSGLAPTFDCEYSCHSPDERRWFVMRVVPLHTHPGLYVVSHHNITRRKEQLLAGQAALEESALHSQAVLDNMVDGVVTIDMRGRIQSFNQAASRMFQYTPAEVLERNVSMLMPEPHRGHHDGYLLHFQHTGEARVIGKPREVEGVRKNGEVFPMSLSVSQIMRSGQPTFIGIVRDITQRRLHDEEIRRLAFYDPLTRLPNRRLLMDRLHQAMASSCRSLHHGAVMFLDLDHFKQLNDGWGHDVGDELLQQVAARLNACVREADTVARLGGDEFVVLLEALSPLSSEAATQAEAIANKILYTLGQSYKLRGQMYDSTPSIGIVLFAQDRDSMEDLLKKADVAMYQAKSAGRNTARFYDPAMQAVAMARTELERDLRHGLSTQQFVLHYQIQVDSKGVPTGAEALVRWQHPLRGRVSPGDFIPLAEETGLILPLGQWVLETACTQLQAWAQNPTTDHWSMAVNVSAWQFAQVDFVAHVTAALAKTGARPHLLKLELTESMLVNDVDDVIAKMNAIKAYGVNFSLDDFGTGYSSLSHLKSLPLDQLKIDQSFVRDVLTDPSDAVIARTIVALGHSLGLKVIAEGVETAEQRHFLAGIGCDAFQGYYFGRPEPADMLAQRT, from the coding sequence ATGTTGCCAGACGACACGGGCCTGTCGGCCTTGCCAGAGCGGCCCTGCAAACCGCTGCTGCGCGCAACCAACCTGGCCGAGGCGCTGCAAACCATGGCGACCTGCCAGTTCGAGCCCGCGCTGAACTCGCTGGGCAGCCAGATCGCCATCATCGACCAGCAAGGAACCATCACCTACGTCAACCAGGACTGGATCGAATTCGGCGTCCACAACGGCACCGCTGCCGACTACCCGTGGGTCGGCAGCGACTATCTGGAAGCCTCCAAAGGCTTCAGCGCCGTCGAGTCGGAGCAAGAGGCCTCTTTGGTGGATGGCATCCGCAAGGTGCTGAGCGGCTTGGCGCCCACGTTTGACTGCGAATACTCTTGCCACAGCCCCGACGAGAGGCGCTGGTTTGTCATGCGGGTCGTGCCTTTGCACACCCACCCCGGGCTGTACGTGGTGTCCCACCACAACATCACACGGCGCAAGGAGCAACTGCTGGCAGGCCAGGCGGCCCTGGAAGAATCGGCCCTGCACAGCCAGGCGGTTCTGGACAATATGGTCGATGGCGTCGTCACCATCGATATGCGCGGACGCATCCAGTCCTTCAACCAGGCCGCCAGCCGGATGTTCCAATACACACCGGCCGAAGTGCTGGAGCGCAATGTCTCCATGCTGATGCCGGAGCCACACCGCGGCCACCACGACGGCTACCTGCTGCACTTCCAGCACACCGGCGAAGCCCGCGTTATCGGCAAGCCGCGCGAGGTCGAAGGTGTGCGCAAGAATGGTGAAGTGTTTCCGATGAGCCTGTCGGTCTCGCAGATCATGCGCTCCGGGCAGCCCACTTTCATCGGCATCGTACGTGACATCACCCAGCGCCGACTGCACGACGAAGAAATCCGCCGACTGGCCTTCTATGACCCGCTGACCAGGCTACCCAACCGCCGCCTGCTGATGGACCGTTTGCACCAGGCCATGGCCAGTTCTTGCCGCAGCCTGCACCATGGTGCGGTGATGTTCCTGGACCTGGACCATTTCAAACAGCTCAACGACGGCTGGGGCCATGATGTGGGTGACGAGCTGCTGCAACAGGTCGCCGCCCGCCTGAACGCCTGCGTGCGCGAGGCCGACACCGTGGCCCGCCTCGGCGGCGACGAATTTGTGGTGTTGCTGGAAGCCTTGAGTCCGCTGTCCTCCGAAGCGGCCACCCAGGCCGAGGCTATTGCCAACAAGATCCTCTACACGCTGGGGCAGAGCTACAAACTGCGCGGCCAGATGTACGACAGCACCCCCAGTATCGGCATCGTGCTGTTCGCCCAGGACCGGGACAGCATGGAGGATTTGCTGAAAAAGGCCGATGTCGCCATGTACCAGGCCAAATCGGCGGGCCGCAACACGGCCCGCTTCTACGACCCGGCGATGCAGGCCGTGGCCATGGCGCGTACCGAGCTGGAACGCGACCTGCGCCATGGTTTGAGTACCCAGCAGTTTGTGCTGCACTACCAGATCCAGGTGGACAGCAAGGGTGTACCCACCGGCGCCGAAGCCCTGGTGCGCTGGCAGCACCCGCTGCGCGGGCGCGTCTCTCCGGGCGACTTCATCCCGCTGGCCGAAGAAACCGGCCTGATCCTGCCCCTGGGCCAATGGGTGCTGGAAACCGCCTGCACCCAACTGCAGGCCTGGGCCCAAAACCCCACCACCGACCACTGGAGCATGGCCGTCAACGTCAGCGCCTGGCAGTTCGCCCAGGTCGACTTTGTGGCCCACGTGACGGCAGCGCTGGCCAAAACCGGTGCCCGACCGCACCTGCTCAAGCTGGAGCTCACCGAGAGCATGCTGGTCAACGACGTGGACGACGTGATCGCCAAGATGAACGCCATCAAGGCCTATGGCGTGAACTTTTCGCTGGACGACTTCGGCACCGGCTACTCGTCGCTGTCGCACCTCAAAAGCCTGCCGCTGGACCAGCTGAAAATTGACCAGTCTTTTGTGCGCGACGTGCTGACCGACCCCAGCGATGCCGTCATCGCCCGCACCATCGTGGCTCTGGGCCATAGCCTGGGCCTGAAAGTCATCGCCGAAGGCGTGGAAACCGCCGAGCAACGCCACTTTCTGGCCGGTATTGGCTGCGACGCGTTCCAGGGCTACTACTTTGGACGGCCCGAGCCCGCAGACATGCTGGCGCAGCGGACCTGA
- a CDS encoding LacI family DNA-binding transcriptional regulator — protein sequence MNPDPIKRQRRGHGRPTLHDVADAAGVTRITVSRYIRQPTLVAEATALRIREAIEQTGYVPNQQAGQLASGASRLVAALIPNVGHSIFAETIQGLTEGLRESAYELLLLSTGYSQEREEEQLRVLTGWAPAAIVVTGRHHTLGALRLLRDAQSAGIPVVEIWDHPTTRADADGFAQIGFDHFAVGEAMARHLLALGHTSLAYVDSGVAEDFRAHERGEGFVAAVQAQGARATVLRAAMGDAFDAGRAVLPKILAAKGARVTAVAFATDHLACGALMQAVRQGIAVPGQLALLGFGDFPIGRQLEPPLSTVRPPTADIGRVAAKAILQSLADGPEPSSRKLPYQLIERASTAAA from the coding sequence ATGAACCCGGACCCGATCAAGCGCCAGCGGCGCGGCCATGGGCGGCCTACGCTGCACGATGTGGCAGATGCCGCGGGCGTGACCCGTATTACCGTTTCGCGTTACATCCGCCAGCCCACCCTGGTGGCCGAAGCCACCGCCCTGCGGATCCGCGAGGCGATAGAGCAGACCGGTTACGTGCCCAACCAGCAGGCCGGGCAACTGGCCAGCGGCGCGTCACGGCTGGTGGCGGCGCTGATCCCCAACGTGGGCCATTCCATCTTTGCCGAGACCATCCAGGGCTTGACCGAGGGTCTGCGTGAAAGTGCCTACGAGCTGTTGCTGCTGTCCACCGGCTATTCCCAGGAGCGGGAAGAAGAGCAGTTGCGGGTGCTCACCGGCTGGGCCCCGGCGGCCATTGTGGTTACGGGCCGCCACCACACGCTCGGAGCCTTGCGTTTGCTGCGCGATGCCCAGTCCGCCGGTATCCCGGTGGTGGAAATCTGGGACCACCCCACCACGCGGGCCGATGCAGACGGTTTTGCGCAGATTGGCTTTGACCACTTTGCGGTGGGCGAGGCCATGGCCCGGCACCTGCTGGCCTTGGGCCATACCTCGCTGGCCTATGTGGACAGCGGTGTGGCCGAAGACTTTCGGGCCCACGAGCGCGGCGAAGGCTTTGTGGCCGCGGTGCAGGCCCAGGGTGCCCGTGCCACGGTGCTGCGCGCGGCCATGGGCGATGCGTTTGACGCGGGCCGGGCAGTGCTGCCCAAGATACTGGCGGCCAAGGGCGCGCGGGTGACGGCGGTGGCCTTTGCCACCGACCATCTGGCCTGCGGGGCCCTGATGCAGGCTGTCCGCCAGGGGATCGCCGTGCCTGGGCAACTGGCGCTGCTGGGTTTTGGCGACTTTCCCATTGGACGCCAGCTGGAGCCGCCCCTGTCCACGGTGCGACCGCCCACGGCCGACATTGGCCGGGTGGCGGCCAAGGCGATTTTGCAATCTCTGGCCGATGGCCCCGAGCCCAGCAGCCGCAAGCTGCCCTACCAACTGATCGAGCGGGCCAGTACGGCGGCAGCCTGA